A single region of the Streptomyces sp. NBC_01262 genome encodes:
- a CDS encoding AIM24 family protein, giving the protein MSAQAGGPVVHDPYTLPIDDNVNPYAFSVDLKGQWFLQKGKMIAYYGQITFNGIGHGALDGLIARNFHSPLHASDWVVAEGQGKLLLADRSFDVNSYDLEEGNLTIRSGNLLAFQPGLSLKQSIIPGFLTLIGTGKFVAASNGAVHFVEPPIRVDPQALVGWADCPSPCHHYDHSYMRGVLGGIRALTGIGGTSGEEHQFEFVGAGQVLLQSSEVLMAEQATGVVPNEPGVPGAGHPGGHAQQQNIPRMPGQLGDLQRRFGL; this is encoded by the coding sequence GTGAGCGCCCAGGCAGGCGGACCCGTCGTCCACGACCCCTACACCCTCCCCATCGACGACAACGTCAACCCGTACGCCTTCTCGGTGGACCTCAAGGGCCAGTGGTTCCTCCAAAAGGGCAAGATGATCGCCTACTACGGCCAGATCACCTTCAACGGCATCGGCCACGGCGCCCTCGACGGCCTCATCGCCCGCAACTTCCACTCCCCGCTCCACGCCTCCGACTGGGTCGTGGCCGAAGGCCAGGGCAAGCTGCTGCTCGCCGACCGCTCCTTCGACGTCAACTCCTACGACCTCGAAGAGGGCAACCTCACCATCCGCTCGGGCAACCTCCTGGCCTTCCAGCCCGGCTTGTCGTTGAAGCAGTCGATCATCCCCGGCTTCCTCACCCTCATCGGCACCGGCAAGTTCGTGGCCGCCTCCAACGGCGCGGTCCACTTCGTCGAGCCCCCCATCCGCGTGGACCCCCAGGCCCTCGTCGGCTGGGCCGACTGCCCCTCCCCCTGCCACCACTACGACCACAGCTACATGCGCGGCGTCCTCGGCGGCATCCGCGCCCTCACCGGCATCGGCGGCACGTCCGGGGAAGAGCACCAGTTCGAGTTCGTAGGCGCCGGCCAGGTGCTGTTGCAGTCCAGCGAAGTCCTCATGGCCGAACAGGCCACCGGCGTCGTCCCCAACGAGCCCGGCGTCCCCGGCGCCGGCCACCCCGGAGGCCACGCCCAGCAACAGAACATCCCGCGCATGCCCGGCCAGCTCGGCGACCTCCAGCGCCGCTTCGGTCTGTGA
- a CDS encoding MarR family winged helix-turn-helix transcriptional regulator, translating to METETDTKADPGAIWLTPAQQRAWRTHLEVSKLLTHQLERDLQPFGLTYNDYEILVNLSEAPEHRLRMSDLARVTLQSKSRLSHQISRMEAAGLVRRESCESDRRGLFAVLTDQGWDTMEKVAPHHVAAVREHFIDLLPGDGLESLRQTLAPVAEHLRAVRGRA from the coding sequence ATGGAGACCGAAACTGACACCAAGGCGGACCCCGGCGCCATCTGGCTCACCCCTGCCCAACAGCGCGCCTGGCGCACCCACCTAGAGGTCAGCAAACTCCTCACCCACCAGCTCGAACGCGACCTCCAGCCCTTCGGCCTCACCTACAACGACTACGAAATCCTCGTCAACCTCTCCGAAGCCCCCGAACACCGCCTCCGCATGTCCGACCTCGCCCGCGTCACCCTCCAGTCCAAGTCCCGCCTCTCCCACCAGATCTCCCGGATGGAAGCCGCCGGCCTGGTGCGCCGCGAAAGCTGCGAGTCCGACCGCCGCGGCCTCTTCGCCGTCCTCACCGACCAGGGCTGGGACACCATGGAAAAGGTCGCCCCGCATCACGTGGCCGCGGTTCGCGAGCACTTCATCGACCTGCTCCCGGGAGATGGGCTTGAGTCGCTGCGGCAGACGCTGGCCCCGGTCGCGGAGCATTTGCGGGCGGTGCGGGGACGGGCGTAA
- a CDS encoding type II toxin-antitoxin system RelE family toxin — protein sequence MAEITFTPAAIDDLRRIGPEAVPKVLKKVLLLEEDPAAGYPLGGELVGYRKLIAGRNTWRIVYRITDDKSVEICEVWAVGERADGEVYAEATARIKEAGAGRPEFVQLAAVIERLGRLAGGIVVTRQVARQPVPDWLANRLIHSAGMAREAVAALDLEQAVDLWAEFTAKPQP from the coding sequence ATGGCAGAGATCACTTTTACCCCTGCTGCCATCGACGATCTCCGGCGAATCGGCCCGGAGGCAGTGCCAAAGGTTCTCAAGAAGGTGCTGCTCCTTGAGGAAGATCCCGCAGCCGGTTACCCGCTCGGCGGCGAACTCGTGGGCTATCGCAAGCTGATTGCCGGCCGGAACACCTGGCGCATCGTTTACCGGATTACGGACGACAAGTCGGTCGAGATCTGCGAGGTCTGGGCGGTCGGGGAGCGGGCCGACGGCGAGGTGTACGCAGAGGCGACCGCGCGTATCAAGGAAGCCGGTGCAGGTCGACCCGAGTTCGTTCAGCTTGCTGCGGTGATTGAGCGGCTGGGGCGCTTGGCCGGCGGGATCGTGGTGACGAGGCAGGTGGCACGGCAACCGGTGCCCGACTGGCTGGCCAATCGGCTGATCCATAGCGCCGGCATGGCGAGGGAAGCTGTCGCGGCCCTCGATCTGGAACAAGCGGTCGACCTCTGGGCCGAATTCACGGCGAAGCCGCAGCCGTGA
- a CDS encoding type II toxin-antitoxin system Phd/YefM family antitoxin yields the protein MTILRDAHELTVTEAAQRGVAKLVAEAEQGSDLVVTRRHRPVAAVVGMDRLAAIEEAAADLHDLALVLARSVTDSGERTSLDDVLAAFGHTRDSIAGLPDDE from the coding sequence ATACTGCGCGACGCACATGAGTTGACTGTCACCGAAGCGGCGCAGCGTGGCGTCGCCAAACTTGTCGCTGAAGCCGAACAGGGCTCCGACCTGGTCGTAACCCGCCGCCACAGGCCTGTGGCGGCGGTAGTGGGGATGGACCGCCTGGCGGCGATCGAAGAGGCTGCCGCCGACCTGCACGACCTTGCTCTCGTGCTCGCTCGCAGCGTGACCGATTCCGGCGAGCGGACCTCACTCGATGATGTGCTGGCTGCCTTTGGACACACTCGCGACAGCATCGCGGGCCTGCCGGACGACGAGTAG